GTCCAGCACCACCACCGCCGTCTGGCTCCGCAAAATGCCGGGGAGCTTGTCGAAGTCGGCAGGGTCAATTTTGATCGGCGCAAAGCCGTTGATGAAGGGGCGCTTTTGCACAACGGTGAAGGGGAGTCCGCCCAGGCTGTATTTGAGCGGGATGAACTGGCCGCCGGTCACGCCATCCGGTTCCAGCTTGAGGCCGCCGTCCGGGGCGTAATAGAGGGCGTAGGTGATGCCTTGTTCCTCGGGGCGCGGCGTGTTCCAGGCAATAGTGTCGCGGGTCACCCAGTGAGCGTGAAACTTCGTCAGGTCGCCGCGAGGCGCGCCCTGAGTGCTCACCGTCAGCGCGTGGGTGATCGGATCGTAACCCAAATACACCTCATTGCCTTCGCTCACGGTGAAGGGAATGGCTGTGCCATCTGGAGCGCCGTCCGCGCCATAAGTTTCATCTGTGCTTTCGTTGAGGGCCACTTTGACCTCGTAATCGCCCGGCGGCAGGTCGCGGGTGGTAAGGGCCAGCGTGCCCGTGCCGCCCGGGTCCTGCAACCAGGAGCGCAAACAGCCGGGGTCGTTATCGCCGGCGCAACCGAGTTCACTCTGAAACGTGCCCATCGCCACGGCAATCACTTCGTTGACCGAGTCGGCCACCCAGTGAGTTTTGTGATCGTAATAAAACTTGACCTCGGTCGGCTCGGTCAGGATCAGCGGAATGTCGGCCCCACCGCTCTGGGCGTTCCGGCCGTAGTTGACGGCCCAACTGCCGTTGAGGGCCGCCTTGTAGCGCGAGCCTTGTTTATCCTGATCGTTATCGGGCTGAACGGTGAACGCGCCCTGCCACACACCATCTTCTTCATCGTACGCGAGCGCGGTGGCCGGGCAATCGGGTTGCCAGTCGCCGGAACAGCCTAACTCGGATTGCAGTGTTCCAGGGATGACGACGAGATCGGGCTGTGGCGCTTGCACGGGCGCGCCGCTGGCGTTGACGCTGTCGGTGATTTGATGAGTCTTGTGGTTATAAGTGAATGTGACCTGAGTGTCCTGGCCGAGCACCAGCGGAATGTTTGGGCCGTCTTGTTGACCCCCCAACCCGTAGTTCTCGGTCCAACTGCCGTTGAGGGCTATTTTGTATTCGTAACTTCCGGCAGGCAAGGCAAACGTGCCTTCCCACACGGCCTTATCGGCGTTGTAGGTCAGAGCCGTGTCGGCGCAGTCGGGTTGCCAATCGCCCGAACAACCCAGCTTGCTCTGGATGGTGCCGGGAACAACTACCGTTTCGGGATCGGGCGTGTCTTGAGCTAAGGCCCGTCCGGGCGGGCTGAACATAGCCAACACCATCGCCGCAACCAGCAGTATGTTCAATAATTTTTGGTGTTTCATCGTCTCATCCTTTTAGCAACGCAACTTCTTGAGCAGCACGCCGCCGAAGGCGGGCAGGCTTAAACGCATCGCGCCCGCATCAACTTGCGCTTTGCACGCCGGGTCGGTGGCCAGGGCGACATCTGATTCCGAGACGGGCAATGTCACTTCCGCCGCCTGCTCCGAAAGATTCAGTGCGCAGACCAGACTCCCTTCAGAATCGGCGCAACGGTAAGCGAGGAGGCCGCCCTCGGCAAGAATCGTTTGCCGCGATCCGCGCCGCAGAGCAGAATGTTGCGCCCGAACCCGGCACCGGCCGCGATAGAACGCCAACAGACTCGCATCCTGGGTTTCGCCCCAGAGCATAGGCAGGCGCGCTTCTTTGTCGTTACCCCAGCCTTTGGCGCGGACATCGTGGCCCTGTGATAGCCCGACCTCGGTGCCGTAGTAAATGATGGGCGCGCCGCCCAGTGTGAACTGGCACAGGGCGGCCAGCTTGAGTTTGCGCGCGTCGCCCTGCGCCACCCACAGAAAGCGGTTCATGTCATGATTGTCGAGGAAGGAGGGCCGGGTGAACGAAGCCGGGAAGAAGGCCTCGTGCCGATCCAGGAAATCGGCGAAGCGTCGCGCATCCCACCGGCCATAGGCAAAAGTTTGGCGGAGGGCTTCGAGCAAAATGAAGTCCAGCGCGCCATCCAGGCCGCCCTCAAACGAGAGGAGCGAATCGGGCAGGTCAATGGCCTCGCCAAACGTCCAGCAATCCGGTTTGGCGGCGCGGGTGATGCGGCGGAAGTCGGCGTAGAAATCGGGCGTGGGGCCGATGCAGTAATCCACCCGAAAGCCGTCCACGCCGAAGTCGAGCCAGTATTTGGCCGCCTCTAAAACATGGTCGCGCGCCGGGCGGTGGCGCAAATTAATTTTCGGCAATTCTTTCACCCCGAAGAAGGTTTCGTATTTGTCCGGCCACTCTTCAAAGGTGTACCAGTTGACGAACTGGCTACTGCGATCTTTCGTCGCCTCGACGAAAGTCGGATGCTGGTTCGACCAGTGATTGGGCGCGAAATCCATCAGCACCCGCAGGCCGCGCGCGTGGGCAACATTGAGCAATTCTTTGTAATCGTCTTTTGTGCCCAGGCGCGGGTTGATCTCGAAGAAGCTGGTAGCGTCGTAGCCGTGATAACTTGGGCTGGAAAAGATCGGCGTCAGCCACAAGCAGTTCGCGCCGAGTTCCACGATGTGATCGAGCTTCTCGATGATGCCGCGCAGGGTGCCGTTGCATTTGAGATTGGGTTTCCTGGCAACGCGTGGGAAATCGGGAGACGGATCGTAAAAACGGTCGGCGAAGATCTGATAGACGATGGCGTCTTTGGCCCAGTCGGGCGGCGGGTCGGCGTCCACGTAGAAACCGTAATACGTTCCGTCGTCGGCCAAAACATCACCCGCCGCCAGCCGGTAACGGACAACCGTTCCAGCGGGCTGGCCAGGGATCACGCCGCGAAAACGGCGGACGTAACCCCAAAGCAAAACGTCCCATTCTGTATCAACCGTCTCCAAAGGAATTGCGTGTCCATGTCTGGCCTGGCCGTTCACTCCTTCGGGATCGCTCCCGTCATTCGTCCAATAGGCCCAGGCATGATTCTGGGTGTGGGCCGGGCCGAGGGTGAGTTCAACAGTGACGGCTTCCCCTGGCAGAGGGTCGCGCGGCGCGCGGCGGTGAGCGTGAGTGACTCCGCCCCGGCGGGCGCGCGCGTGGGCAATGCGCGCTTCATCAGTGGAGAATGATCCAAAAATAAAATCGTCCATCAGTTATCTCTTACAATGATTTCTTCACGGCGTCAGTTGAATAATCACCGCCGTTTCAGCCGGGATTTCCTGAAAAGGGGTGTAGCCACTGAAACCGCCGTTGGCGTTGATCTCAGGGGCGGCCGGGTTCTCCAACCCCAAGACCGACACAGCTTTGAGCGGCCCGATGAATGGGCCGGCCTCTAATGTCAAGTTATAAAGGTCGGCAGTGAGCGGCTTGGGGTGGACGTTGACCAGAATCAGAAAGGCCTCGTCGTCGTTGTAGCGCAAAGCGGCATACAAGCGTTGCGTGTCGGCGTCCACGACGAGCGTCTCGCCGGTGCGCAGG
This region of Chloroflexota bacterium genomic DNA includes:
- a CDS encoding DUF3459 domain-containing protein is translated as MDDFIFGSFSTDEARIAHARARRGGVTHAHRRAPRDPLPGEAVTVELTLGPAHTQNHAWAYWTNDGSDPEGVNGQARHGHAIPLETVDTEWDVLLWGYVRRFRGVIPGQPAGTVVRYRLAAGDVLADDGTYYGFYVDADPPPDWAKDAIVYQIFADRFYDPSPDFPRVARKPNLKCNGTLRGIIEKLDHIVELGANCLWLTPIFSSPSYHGYDATSFFEINPRLGTKDDYKELLNVAHARGLRVLMDFAPNHWSNQHPTFVEATKDRSSQFVNWYTFEEWPDKYETFFGVKELPKINLRHRPARDHVLEAAKYWLDFGVDGFRVDYCIGPTPDFYADFRRITRAAKPDCWTFGEAIDLPDSLLSFEGGLDGALDFILLEALRQTFAYGRWDARRFADFLDRHEAFFPASFTRPSFLDNHDMNRFLWVAQGDARKLKLAALCQFTLGGAPIIYYGTEVGLSQGHDVRAKGWGNDKEARLPMLWGETQDASLLAFYRGRCRVRAQHSALRRGSRQTILAEGGLLAYRCADSEGSLVCALNLSEQAAEVTLPVSESDVALATDPACKAQVDAGAMRLSLPAFGGVLLKKLRC